The Neospora caninum Liverpool complete genome, chromosome X genome includes a region encoding these proteins:
- a CDS encoding cDNA, FLJ92180, highly similar to Homo sapiens brain protein 44 (BRP44), mRNA, related → MWLRLTRFVRFAANNAGVRQTVKKDAAKQGAGVAEAVAKNAGETAAKAAEEVKGKAEASLFASSWERFKKYGMTTHFWGPIANWGLVLAGLSDMQKSPEIISERMTTVLCIYSLLFMRFAYMVQPRNYLLFTCHFCNEGVQLTQLFRKLKYNSERAEKSAKA, encoded by the coding sequence ATGTGGCTGCGTTTGACGCGCTTCGTCCGTTTCGCGGCGAACAACGCCGGGGTTAGGCAGACAGTCAAAAAAGACGCGGCGAAGCAAGGCGCCGGAGTCGCTGAAGCGGTGGCCAAGAATGCAGGGGAAACGGCTGCGAAGGCCGCGGAGGAAGTGAAAGGTAAAGCtgaggcgtctctcttcgcgtcttcttggGAGCGCTTCAAAAAGTACGGAATGACCACGCATTTCTGGGGCCCGATCGCGAACTGGGGACTGGTCCTCGCTGGGTTGTCTGACATGCAGAAATCGCCGGAAATCATCAGTGAAAGAATGACAACTGTTTTGTGTATCTACAGTCTGCTCTTCATGCGTTTCGCCTACATGGTGCAGCCGCGAAATTACCTCCTTTTCACCTGTCACTTCTGCAATGAAGGCGTCCAACTCACTCAGCTCTTCCGGAAGCTAAAGTACAACTCAGAGCGAGCCGAAAAATCCGCCAAAGcttga